From Acidothermus cellulolyticus 11B, a single genomic window includes:
- a CDS encoding tyrosine-type recombinase/integrase, which produces MATTPSLGTAVELFARHLQYERSLSSHTVRAYLTDLRDLVDHAERLGCREPADLTVAVLRSYLAKLDTVGRARTTIARRAAAARVFTAYCSKKGWMSHDPGRRLGTPKVVRPLPDVLTQAQARAVLERAEQRAGPDAEADAGAIGVPEDAREDAGAANAAQDVDTISLARRLRDRAILEVLYATGIRVGELVALETDDIAWVRAVIHVIGKGNKERTVPIGQPALRAVEQWLRHGRPAFQTGASGSAIFLGVRGRRIDPREVRRVVYAATRDLPDAPRLGPHGLRHSAATHLLEGGADLRSVQEILGHATLATTQLYTHVSIERLRATYDRAHPRA; this is translated from the coding sequence GTGGCGACGACGCCGAGTCTCGGCACCGCCGTTGAGCTGTTCGCGCGCCACCTTCAGTACGAGCGCAGCCTTTCGTCGCACACGGTTCGGGCGTACCTGACCGATCTGCGCGACCTTGTTGATCATGCCGAGCGGTTGGGGTGCCGTGAGCCAGCGGACCTCACGGTCGCCGTGCTGCGCAGCTATCTTGCGAAGCTTGACACCGTTGGTCGAGCACGAACGACGATCGCCCGACGTGCCGCCGCCGCGCGCGTCTTCACGGCGTACTGCAGCAAGAAGGGGTGGATGTCCCACGATCCGGGGCGTCGGCTCGGTACGCCGAAAGTGGTGCGTCCGCTGCCGGATGTTCTCACGCAGGCCCAGGCTCGCGCGGTTCTTGAGCGGGCCGAACAACGTGCCGGCCCGGATGCCGAAGCGGATGCCGGGGCGATAGGCGTACCCGAGGACGCCCGCGAGGACGCCGGGGCGGCAAACGCCGCGCAAGATGTCGACACGATCTCCTTGGCCCGCCGGTTGCGTGATCGTGCGATTCTTGAGGTGCTCTACGCGACGGGAATTCGCGTTGGTGAGCTCGTTGCTTTAGAGACGGATGACATCGCCTGGGTGCGGGCCGTCATCCACGTGATCGGTAAAGGCAACAAGGAGCGGACGGTGCCGATCGGCCAACCAGCCCTGCGCGCGGTTGAGCAGTGGCTGAGGCATGGCCGCCCAGCGTTCCAGACCGGCGCCAGCGGATCTGCGATCTTTCTTGGTGTACGCGGCCGACGCATCGACCCGCGGGAGGTACGACGCGTGGTGTACGCCGCGACTCGTGATCTTCCGGACGCCCCGCGTCTGGGTCCACACGGGCTGCGCCATAGCGCCGCGACACACCTCCTTGAGGGTGGCGCCGATCTGCGCAGCGTTCAAGAGATACTTGGTCACGCTACGCTCGCTACAACGCAGCTGTACACGCACGTATCGATCGAACGTTTGAGGGCAACCTATGACCGCGCGCATCCCAGAGCCTGA
- the dprA gene encoding DNA-processing protein DprA — MTEPGDRELAALLTRYAATEIVRDLRRDRLPVTNARHWRTRLSTARPEADLHAVERLGGCFVVPGDSEWPAQLDDLGRVPGEYSVPPVGLWLRGAGKLADADRTIAVVGSRAATGYGEYVAAEFAIGLAERGFLVVSGGAYGIDAAAHRGALAGGGATVAVLACGVDVCYPRGNATLFHRILSTGLLLSEWPPGCAPMRHRFLVRNRVIAALASGTIVVEAAARSGALNTANRARDLGRHVMAVPGPVTSPLSAGSNQLLREPDVCCITRADDVVEIVGRLDPSIAPTPGAPPSSARDRLDGVTRRVLDAVPARRSAGPAGIALAAGLALPDVLAALGRLAADGLVERTDAGWRVAG, encoded by the coding sequence GTGACGGAACCAGGTGATCGGGAGCTCGCTGCGTTGCTGACCCGCTATGCCGCGACGGAGATTGTCCGTGATCTGCGGCGTGATCGGTTGCCCGTGACGAACGCCCGGCACTGGCGAACGCGGCTGTCGACGGCACGGCCTGAAGCAGATCTGCACGCCGTGGAACGGCTTGGCGGTTGCTTTGTTGTCCCCGGCGACTCCGAGTGGCCCGCCCAGCTCGACGATCTCGGTCGGGTGCCTGGCGAATACAGCGTGCCGCCGGTCGGGCTCTGGCTGCGCGGTGCGGGAAAACTTGCCGATGCCGATCGCACGATCGCCGTCGTCGGTTCCCGAGCCGCCACCGGTTACGGTGAGTACGTCGCCGCCGAGTTCGCTATCGGGCTCGCCGAGCGGGGTTTCCTCGTGGTAAGTGGCGGCGCCTACGGGATCGACGCGGCCGCACATCGGGGCGCGTTGGCGGGTGGCGGCGCGACGGTGGCCGTGCTTGCGTGCGGTGTTGACGTCTGTTATCCACGCGGCAACGCGACGCTGTTTCACCGCATCCTGTCGACGGGCCTTTTGCTGAGCGAGTGGCCGCCAGGGTGCGCACCAATGCGGCATCGGTTTCTCGTCCGCAATCGGGTAATTGCAGCACTAGCGAGCGGCACGATCGTCGTTGAGGCCGCGGCACGCAGCGGTGCGTTGAATACGGCGAACCGGGCGCGCGACCTAGGAAGGCACGTGATGGCCGTCCCCGGACCGGTAACCTCGCCGCTGTCGGCTGGCAGCAATCAGCTGCTCCGGGAACCGGATGTCTGCTGCATCACACGCGCGGATGACGTCGTCGAGATTGTCGGTCGCCTCGACCCGTCCATTGCCCCGACGCCCGGTGCGCCGCCGAGCAGCGCCCGCGACCGGCTCGACGGGGTGACCCGCAGGGTGCTCGACGCGGTGCCGGCACGGCGGTCAGCTGGTCCGGCCGGCATCGCGCTCGCAGCCGGGTTGGCGCTCCCGGACGTGCTCGCTGCCCTGGGCCGGCTTGCCGCCGACGGCCTCGTGGAGCGCACCGATGCCGGCTGGCGGGTGGCGGGCTAA
- a CDS encoding YifB family Mg chelatase-like AAA ATPase has protein sequence MGLARTWSITLTGIIGHLVEVEADLAPGLPGCTLVGLPDAALSEARDRIRAAILNSGESWPSRRITLGLSPADLPKHGSRLDVAMAVAILAAAGAVPAAPVAEMVFLGELGLDGGLRPTRGVLPAVLAASAAGRGRVVVPAANAREARLVPDVEIWAAARLGDLLTALREGRPPPDDPGAEGSVDTDVPASAVLTAPHGDLADVLGQPTGRRAIEVAAAGGHHLFLVGDPGTGKTMLASRLPSLLPDLSHAEALEVTAVYSVAGALPAETPIIKRPPFRDPHHSTSVAALIGGGSGLARPGQVSLAHRGVLFLDEAPEFSPTVLDALRQPLESGRVTIARSGGTTSYPARFLLVLAANPCPCAAAGRNRECTCSPMMRRRYLSRLSGPLLDRVDLQVRMDPVSRAELLADRRHTEPGAVVAKRVALAQQRAAERWSGTPWRTNAEIPGPYLRSQWPLSRSALAGVERALDTGLLSARGLDRVLRVAWTLADLADVDRPGREHVDEALYLRTGIPA, from the coding sequence ATGGGCCTTGCACGGACGTGGTCGATCACCCTCACGGGCATCATCGGTCACCTGGTTGAGGTTGAGGCGGATCTGGCACCCGGACTGCCGGGCTGTACGCTCGTGGGGCTCCCGGATGCTGCACTCTCCGAAGCCCGGGATCGGATCAGGGCCGCCATCCTCAACTCCGGCGAAAGCTGGCCGTCTCGACGCATCACCCTTGGTCTGTCACCGGCCGATTTGCCGAAACACGGCTCACGTCTTGATGTGGCCATGGCGGTCGCCATTCTCGCTGCGGCCGGCGCTGTGCCAGCTGCGCCCGTCGCCGAAATGGTCTTTCTCGGCGAGCTCGGCCTTGACGGTGGCCTGCGGCCTACGCGCGGCGTTCTACCCGCTGTACTTGCCGCGTCTGCTGCGGGCAGGGGGCGGGTCGTGGTCCCGGCGGCGAACGCGCGGGAGGCGCGTCTCGTGCCCGACGTCGAGATCTGGGCAGCCGCCCGACTCGGTGACCTTCTCACCGCCCTGCGCGAGGGCCGGCCACCGCCGGATGACCCCGGTGCCGAGGGCAGTGTGGACACCGACGTGCCTGCGTCCGCTGTGCTGACGGCACCTCACGGTGATCTCGCGGATGTTCTTGGTCAACCGACCGGCCGTCGGGCAATCGAGGTCGCGGCAGCGGGTGGGCATCACCTGTTTCTGGTCGGCGATCCGGGGACGGGCAAAACCATGCTTGCTTCCCGGCTTCCCAGTCTGCTGCCCGACTTGAGTCACGCCGAGGCGCTCGAGGTGACGGCTGTGTACTCGGTGGCTGGTGCGCTTCCCGCGGAGACCCCCATCATTAAGCGGCCGCCATTTCGGGACCCGCACCATTCAACATCCGTCGCTGCGCTGATCGGCGGTGGCAGCGGGCTCGCTCGGCCCGGTCAGGTGTCGTTGGCGCATCGTGGCGTGTTATTTCTCGACGAAGCGCCGGAATTCAGCCCGACTGTTCTCGATGCCCTGCGCCAACCGTTGGAATCCGGCCGGGTCACGATTGCGCGGTCCGGTGGTACGACGAGCTACCCGGCGCGATTTCTTCTCGTCTTGGCCGCGAATCCGTGTCCGTGCGCTGCGGCCGGCCGAAATCGGGAGTGCACGTGTTCACCGATGATGCGACGTCGATATCTCAGCCGACTGTCCGGCCCGCTGCTCGATCGGGTCGATCTCCAGGTGCGCATGGACCCCGTCAGCCGGGCGGAATTGCTGGCGGATCGTCGCCATACCGAGCCGGGAGCAGTCGTCGCCAAAAGGGTTGCGTTGGCACAGCAGCGGGCGGCGGAACGGTGGTCCGGCACGCCGTGGCGCACGAATGCGGAAATTCCTGGGCCGTATTTGCGGTCACAGTGGCCGCTTTCACGCTCGGCGCTTGCCGGGGTCGAACGCGCCTTGGACACCGGTTTGCTCTCGGCGAGAGGTTTGGATCGGGTGCTGCGGGTCGCATGGACCCTCGCCGATCTCGCCGATGTCGATCGACCTGGTCGCGAACACGTGGACGAGGCGCTGTACCTCCGTACCGGGATTCCGGCATGA
- a CDS encoding YraN family protein, with the protein MAGTASAREALGRFGEELAAQHLQTLGMTILARNWRCRSGELDIVARDGYTLVVCEVKTRRGVGFGEPLESVTPRKAARLRQLAVAWLTEHAATRVDTTEGTHGYTAVRFDVVAILHRKEDGPTIEYVRGAF; encoded by the coding sequence ATGGCAGGGACGGCGTCGGCGCGGGAAGCGCTTGGTAGGTTCGGCGAAGAGCTGGCTGCGCAGCATCTTCAGACACTCGGCATGACGATACTGGCGCGCAATTGGCGGTGCCGCAGCGGCGAACTCGATATCGTCGCACGCGACGGCTACACCCTTGTCGTGTGTGAAGTCAAGACCCGTCGCGGCGTTGGATTCGGCGAACCACTGGAGTCGGTCACTCCGCGCAAGGCGGCGCGGCTGCGCCAGCTTGCCGTTGCCTGGTTGACCGAGCACGCGGCGACGAGGGTTGACACAACGGAAGGCACGCACGGCTACACCGCCGTTCGGTTCGACGTCGTCGCGATTCTGCACCGCAAGGAGGACGGTCCGACGATTGAGTATGTGCGCGGGGCATTCTGA
- a CDS encoding class I SAM-dependent methyltransferase, translating to MVNHDKLMEFVGRFAGDLGATMAAGNVVLGHELGLYQALASGPATPAELAQRTRTDVRYLTEWLRGQAAGGYVDVDPQTEQYSLNEEQAFALTNPDGALYFPGAFVLALGALRAISRIREAFLTGAGVGWHEHDADVFVGCEQFFRPNYAGNLVTSWIPALDGVEAKLQDGGTVADVGCGLGASTILMAKAFPRSRFAGFDYHDGSIALARKRAADAGVADRTTFDVNTAQSFPGSGYDLVATFDCLHDMGDPFAAARHIRDVLTPDGTWLIVEPLAGDGIAENLNPVGRVYYNFSTFLCVPNAKAQGGRYALGAQAGPQAIRQVVVDAGFSEFREAARTPFNLVFEAKP from the coding sequence ATGGTCAATCACGACAAACTCATGGAATTCGTGGGTCGCTTCGCAGGAGACCTTGGGGCGACGATGGCGGCGGGCAACGTCGTCCTCGGTCACGAGTTGGGCCTCTATCAGGCCCTTGCATCCGGTCCAGCCACGCCGGCGGAGCTTGCCCAGCGCACGCGGACCGACGTTCGGTATCTCACCGAATGGCTGCGCGGACAGGCAGCGGGCGGCTACGTCGACGTGGATCCCCAAACCGAGCAGTATTCGCTCAACGAAGAACAAGCATTCGCTCTCACGAATCCCGACGGCGCCTTGTATTTCCCCGGTGCGTTCGTTCTCGCGCTTGGAGCATTGCGTGCCATTTCCCGTATCCGCGAAGCGTTCCTCACCGGCGCTGGTGTCGGGTGGCATGAACATGACGCCGATGTCTTCGTCGGCTGCGAGCAGTTCTTCCGCCCGAATTACGCAGGCAACTTGGTGACGAGCTGGATTCCGGCGCTGGACGGCGTCGAGGCGAAACTGCAGGACGGCGGCACGGTTGCCGACGTGGGATGCGGCCTTGGTGCGTCAACCATCCTGATGGCGAAGGCTTTTCCGCGGTCGCGGTTCGCCGGATTCGACTACCACGATGGTTCGATCGCCTTGGCGCGCAAGCGTGCGGCCGACGCCGGCGTCGCCGACCGCACGACGTTCGACGTCAACACGGCGCAGTCCTTCCCGGGATCGGGATACGATCTGGTGGCGACGTTCGATTGCTTGCACGACATGGGCGATCCATTCGCAGCAGCACGCCATATTCGCGACGTCCTGACACCGGACGGAACATGGTTGATCGTAGAGCCGCTTGCGGGTGACGGTATCGCGGAGAATCTCAATCCCGTCGGCCGAGTGTATTACAACTTCTCAACATTCCTCTGTGTGCCGAACGCAAAGGCACAAGGGGGTCGATATGCGCTTGGCGCGCAAGCGGGGCCGCAGGCTATTCGTCAGGTAGTTGTCGACGCCGGCTTTTCGGAATTCCGGGAGGCCGCCCGGACCCCGTTCAATCTTGTGTTTGAGGCGAAACCCTAG
- a CDS encoding AfsR/SARP family transcriptional regulator, translated as MYRHSTPSATVSAQPPPLSLTLIGPFTARVGGQVMDLSQLAGRKARTLLKLLAAERGRILSADRIAELLWGEEMPRDTAGSVATLVSRLRALLGAPYIERFAGGYRLAEAPLVHLDFDDVAYLTDDAERLVYAGDVRLATIRAAQAFQLAGVGRALEDEPPAPWITGLEEQRRLLWQQAGRILSVAALRSEQPGRAVGALEYLTAAEPWNESLHRLLILVCWALGEIPRAISVYLRLRDRLTEELGVEPSVRTRMLYTALLREDVGQMRDAIGSETQSVVSAFPSAGVD; from the coding sequence GTGTATCGGCACAGTACGCCGTCGGCGACGGTCAGCGCCCAACCGCCGCCGTTGTCGTTGACGCTGATAGGTCCGTTCACGGCCCGCGTTGGCGGCCAGGTCATGGACCTCTCGCAGCTCGCCGGGCGGAAGGCGCGCACCTTGCTCAAACTGCTGGCCGCCGAACGCGGTCGTATTCTCTCGGCGGATCGTATTGCCGAGCTGCTCTGGGGCGAGGAGATGCCGCGTGACACCGCGGGCAGCGTCGCTACTCTGGTGAGCCGGCTCCGGGCCTTACTGGGCGCGCCTTACATTGAGCGATTCGCGGGCGGTTACCGGTTGGCCGAGGCGCCCCTTGTCCACCTTGATTTCGACGATGTTGCGTACCTTACGGACGACGCGGAGCGACTGGTGTACGCCGGAGATGTGCGCCTCGCAACGATCCGTGCGGCGCAGGCGTTCCAGCTCGCGGGCGTGGGCCGGGCGTTGGAGGATGAACCTCCAGCGCCGTGGATCACCGGCCTTGAGGAGCAGCGACGTCTGCTCTGGCAGCAGGCTGGGCGGATTCTCAGCGTCGCCGCGCTGCGATCAGAACAGCCCGGCCGAGCGGTAGGGGCATTGGAATATTTGACGGCCGCCGAGCCCTGGAATGAATCTCTCCATCGCCTGTTGATTCTCGTATGCTGGGCGCTTGGCGAAATTCCGCGCGCAATATCCGTCTACCTGCGGTTGCGGGATCGGCTGACCGAAGAGCTTGGCGTCGAACCGTCGGTCCGTACGCGGATGCTGTACACCGCCCTGCTCCGGGAGGACGTTGGTCAGATGCGGGATGCGATCGGCAGCGAGACGCAGTCAGTTGTGTCAGCGTTTCCGTCGGCCGGTGTTGACTGA
- a CDS encoding DUF2469 domain-containing protein — MSAEDLENYETDMELQLYREYRDVVGLFRYVIETERRFYLTNEYNLEVRNAGGDVFFEITMSDAWVWDMYRPQRLVKNVKVVTFKDVNIEELAKSDLQIPSGG; from the coding sequence ATGAGTGCCGAGGATCTCGAAAACTACGAAACCGACATGGAGCTCCAGCTCTACCGGGAGTATCGGGACGTCGTCGGCTTGTTCCGCTACGTGATCGAGACTGAGCGGCGCTTCTACCTCACCAACGAGTACAACCTCGAAGTGCGCAATGCAGGCGGTGATGTTTTCTTCGAAATCACCATGTCGGACGCCTGGGTCTGGGATATGTACCGCCCGCAGCGTTTGGTGAAGAATGTGAAAGTCGTAACGTTCAAGGACGTCAACATCGAGGAATTGGCCAAGAGCGATCTCCAGATTCCCAGCGGGGGCTGA
- a CDS encoding ribonuclease HII, translating into MGASTTARLGPARVRSERRSCAAERHRLVDLYRYERRLARLGLEPVAGVDEAGRGACAGPLVVAAVILGSDRRNRIAGLADSKQLTPAARESIYNEIISRALAWSVVVIPSSEVDELGVHAANITGMRRAVAGLAVRPAYVLTDGFSIAGLNAPGLAVCKGDEAVACIAAASVVAKVTRDRLMVELHEKFPMYEFATHKGYVTAGHRAALARHGPCPEHRRSFVTVRRAGGRMELRITELADSDDSPGFASGPAEAVPGPAGSAGAASAAARPAAAGPAGRLVDQNRAADLRDNGDVSRPAELLEIP; encoded by the coding sequence ATGGGAGCGTCGACGACTGCGCGGCTTGGGCCTGCGCGGGTGCGCAGCGAGCGTCGATCCTGCGCAGCTGAGCGTCACCGACTTGTCGATCTCTACCGCTACGAGCGACGGCTGGCTCGGCTTGGTCTCGAACCGGTCGCCGGGGTGGACGAAGCCGGCAGAGGCGCGTGCGCCGGTCCCCTCGTCGTCGCGGCCGTGATTCTGGGGAGCGATCGGCGGAACCGCATCGCCGGGTTGGCGGACTCCAAGCAGCTCACTCCCGCTGCACGCGAGTCGATCTACAACGAGATCATCTCCCGGGCACTAGCGTGGTCGGTTGTGGTGATTCCCTCCTCCGAAGTCGACGAGTTGGGGGTGCACGCAGCCAACATCACCGGGATGCGCCGGGCGGTCGCCGGCCTTGCGGTCCGGCCCGCGTACGTTCTCACGGACGGCTTCTCCATCGCGGGATTGAACGCTCCCGGCCTAGCGGTCTGCAAGGGTGACGAGGCCGTCGCGTGCATTGCAGCCGCGTCCGTCGTGGCGAAGGTGACCCGGGATCGACTCATGGTGGAATTGCACGAAAAGTTCCCGATGTACGAGTTCGCTACCCATAAGGGGTATGTGACCGCGGGACACCGCGCTGCGCTCGCCCGCCACGGACCGTGCCCGGAACACCGGCGCTCGTTCGTGACCGTCCGCCGGGCTGGGGGCCGGATGGAGCTGCGAATCACCGAGCTGGCCGACTCCGACGACTCTCCTGGCTTCGCATCCGGCCCGGCTGAGGCAGTGCCCGGCCCGGCGGGCTCGGCCGGGGCCGCGTCCGCGGCGGCTCGTCCCGCGGCGGCGGGGCCGGCTGGCCGGCTTGTCGATCAGAATCGTGCGGCTGACCTGCGCGACAATGGGGACGTGTCCCGTCCCGCCGAGCTGCTGGAGATCCCATGA